The segment GTCATCGGCGACGATGAAGCGCCGCCAGTTGAGGTCCATCGGATTGATGCGCGCCTGCCGCACCAGGTGGGTGATCGCCTGCTGGTCGGCGGCCTGCGCCGGGCGGATTTGCACACTCATGAACTATTAACGCGCGGATTCCGTATATCCATATATAATCGAGGAATCATTATATCATCGGTGCGGGAACGGACTGTATGCCCGCCAGCGCCGCGCCCGGGAACTTTTGATGCCTGAAGATCAATTCATCATCGCCAATGGCGTCCGCTTGCGCTATCTCGACTATGGCGGCTCCGGCCAGCCGGCCGTCTTCTATCACGCCACCGGTTTCGTGTCCGAGTTGTGGACGCCGGTCATCGAGTCGATGAGTCCGCGCTTCCGCTGTATCGCGGTTGACCAGCGCGGTCACGGTCGCAGCGATAAGACCGCCGCCGTACACACCTGGGCGACGATGACCGACGACTTTATTGCGTTCCTGCGCGCGATGCGGCTGGAGCAGATCGTTGGCATCGGCCACTCGTCCGGCGCGACGGCGATTGCAGTCACCGCCGGGCGTTATCCCGAATTGGTGGATCGCGCCGTCATGGTCGAGCCGACGGTCATTTCGCGCAGCGCACCGCCGCGCGCACCCGGCGAGCCGAACCCGCTGGTCGAGCGCACGCTGGGCCGCCGCGCCCGCTGGCCCAGCCGTGCCGAGGTGTTCGCCACGCTACTGGCGCGCCCGCCGTATGCATCTTGGGCCGGCGCGATGAAAGAGATGTTTGCCGACCACGCGATGCGCACCCACGGCGACGGTGCGCTCGAATTGGAGTGCTCGCCCGTCGTCGAGGCGTCGATTTACGGCTCGGCCGCCGGGTTCGACCCGTGGTCGGACTTGCCGAAGGTCACTCAGCCGTTGCTGGTCATTCACGGCACCGGTCCGAGCGTGATGCCGACCACGCGTGTCAACGAGCTGGCGCCGGTCCTGCGCACGGCGCAGTTCATCAGCGTGCCGGAAGGCGGCCATCTGGTCCTGATGGAAGCGCCGGACAAGATTGTGCATGCCGTCAGCGAGTTTCTCCGTACAGCCGAATAAGCGCCGCTGCGCGACCGATTTGACGCTGTTCTGTCTGTCGGTTATCTTAATCTAATACGCCATTCACTTAGCGAGGGAGACCTGCGCCATGCGATACCGGTACCCCGAGCCGCTGCCGCCTCCATTACAGCCCCCGGCTCCCCCCAAACCAAAGGTGCGCCAGCGCCTTGAACGTCTGCTGCGTGCCGGGCGCCTACTGGGGCCGGTCGTCGGCGGCATGTTGTTCACGCTGCTTATCCTGGGCGCGTATAGCGCCCTGAACCCACCGCCCGCGCCGCTCAACACGACCGACGTGCAGGGCATCATCGCGCAGGCGATGGCTTCGGCCACGCCGCCGCCGCCGCTCGGTGCAATGATCTACGCGGCGGTGCGCCCGTCGGTCGTCACGGTGATGACGCGTGTGCTGACCACCGACGGCAAGCGCGAGGGCGGGCGCGGCACCGGCGTCGTGATCGATGACAACGGCACCATCCTGACCTCGTGGCACGTCGTAGCCGACGCGATCGAGATTCAGGTCGTCTTCTTCGACGGCTCGGAGTCCGAGGCGAGCGTGGTCAACAAGGATACCGCGCAAGACCTCGCGGCGCTGCGGCCCAAAGTGATCCCCGACAATTTGACGCCCGCGATGCTCGGCAACTCGAACGCGCTGAATGTCGGAGAGGAAGCGTTCGTGATCGGCAATCCGTTCGGCATTACCGGCTCGTTCACGGCCGGCGTGATTTCCGGCAAGAACCGCACGTTCAAGCCGCCCAAGGCGCAGGAACCGCTGAAGGGGCTTATCCAGTTTGATGCGGCGGTCAATCCCGGCAACTCGGGCGGGCCGCTGGTCAACCGCGCCGGCGAGGTGGTTGGCATTGTGACCGGCCTCGTCAACCCGACAGACCAGGA is part of the Chloroflexota bacterium genome and harbors:
- a CDS encoding alpha/beta hydrolase, coding for MPEDQFIIANGVRLRYLDYGGSGQPAVFYHATGFVSELWTPVIESMSPRFRCIAVDQRGHGRSDKTAAVHTWATMTDDFIAFLRAMRLEQIVGIGHSSGATAIAVTAGRYPELVDRAVMVEPTVISRSAPPRAPGEPNPLVERTLGRRARWPSRAEVFATLLARPPYASWAGAMKEMFADHAMRTHGDGALELECSPVVEASIYGSAAGFDPWSDLPKVTQPLLVIHGTGPSVMPTTRVNELAPVLRTAQFISVPEGGHLVLMEAPDKIVHAVSEFLRTAE
- a CDS encoding trypsin-like peptidase domain-containing protein; this translates as MRYRYPEPLPPPLQPPAPPKPKVRQRLERLLRAGRLLGPVVGGMLFTLLILGAYSALNPPPAPLNTTDVQGIIAQAMASATPPPPLGAMIYAAVRPSVVTVMTRVLTTDGKREGGRGTGVVIDDNGTILTSWHVVADAIEIQVVFFDGSESEASVVNKDTAQDLAALRPKVIPDNLTPAMLGNSNALNVGEEAFVIGNPFGITGSFTAGVISGKNRTFKPPKAQEPLKGLIQFDAAVNPGNSGGPLVNRAGEVVGIVTGLVNPTDQDVFIGIGFAVPIQAAGGAIGSPPY